A single genomic interval of Kiritimatiellia bacterium harbors:
- a CDS encoding TolC family protein, whose amino-acid sequence MKHFSPQSPSRSIAKFCDALGHVLTLLARLAVSRERHALARGRLTMPQMCLLDHCASVGPCTMGEIAAAFRLRRSTLTQIVDRLAERGLVTRRRASCDRRRVLVQMTPAGRRLVRSFRLERRRTLRALFAEVPHAQRRVFLRILEHAADAFSAGTPPRAVAKARRATTVVFALAAVTRAGEVAALRRLTLDDCLRSGLERSVAVANAERDRLAASAMIAEMRAPLLPELHTRADYTRRNELDTLELDGPPVTFGRLDNYTAAVELRQLLYDGGSVAAGLKAARVYRDRVDLASERVRETLARDIHLAFHALWYLEEAVRVQTATIVQLDEFANEIEHKHREGVASEFDAMAARVRAANERPTLAALERERCVARAAFRNLARLETDQFELAGEGVISERTADLTELETAVRIALQQRHELHEQQKLVELRATDLRVERGAYSPVLRARGSYEGRNPETFISSEDRWEWDWQVGLTVEWSLYDGGRRAARIQQKELALASAQAELEELQRRIRLEVEEAWMRRREAAQANEAAEQTVRLADRSVEIAHTRVQTGLATRLEFTDAMLAQRRARLQLLGARRDLRSADVRLAYAIGRSLLPRGETTR is encoded by the coding sequence ATGAAACATTTTTCTCCGCAATCCCCGTCGCGCTCGATCGCGAAGTTCTGCGACGCGCTGGGGCATGTGCTGACGCTGCTCGCCCGCCTCGCGGTGAGCCGCGAGCGCCATGCGCTCGCGCGCGGCCGGCTGACGATGCCGCAAATGTGCCTGCTGGACCACTGCGCCAGCGTGGGCCCTTGCACGATGGGCGAGATCGCCGCGGCATTTCGACTTCGGCGTTCCACGCTCACTCAGATCGTGGACCGCCTCGCCGAACGCGGCCTGGTGACGCGGCGCCGCGCAAGCTGCGACCGCCGGCGGGTGCTGGTCCAAATGACGCCCGCCGGCCGCCGCCTGGTCCGAAGTTTCCGGCTCGAACGACGACGAACCCTGCGTGCGCTGTTCGCGGAGGTGCCGCACGCGCAGCGGCGTGTCTTCCTCCGGATTCTTGAGCATGCGGCCGACGCGTTCAGCGCCGGTACGCCCCCCCGCGCTGTCGCCAAAGCCCGTCGCGCCACGACAGTCGTGTTCGCGCTCGCCGCGGTCACCCGCGCCGGCGAGGTCGCCGCCCTCCGCCGACTCACGCTCGACGACTGTCTGCGCAGCGGACTCGAACGCAGCGTCGCGGTCGCCAACGCGGAGCGCGACCGCCTCGCCGCCAGCGCGATGATCGCCGAAATGCGGGCACCCCTGCTGCCCGAGCTGCACACGCGCGCGGACTACACCCGCCGGAATGAGCTCGACACGCTCGAACTGGATGGCCCGCCGGTGACATTTGGCCGGCTGGATAACTACACCGCCGCCGTCGAGCTGCGGCAGCTCCTCTACGACGGTGGCAGCGTCGCAGCGGGGCTGAAGGCGGCGCGCGTGTACCGCGACCGCGTAGACCTGGCGTCGGAACGCGTCCGCGAGACGCTCGCACGCGACATTCACCTCGCTTTCCACGCCCTCTGGTACCTCGAGGAGGCGGTCCGCGTGCAGACGGCGACGATCGTGCAGCTCGACGAGTTCGCCAATGAAATCGAGCACAAGCACCGGGAGGGGGTCGCCTCCGAGTTTGACGCGATGGCGGCCCGCGTGCGCGCCGCGAACGAGCGGCCCACGTTGGCCGCACTCGAGCGCGAACGGTGCGTCGCCCGTGCTGCGTTCCGCAACCTCGCCCGGCTCGAGACCGATCAGTTCGAACTCGCCGGAGAGGGCGTCATCTCCGAGCGAACCGCGGACCTCACCGAGCTGGAAACCGCGGTGCGGATCGCCCTGCAGCAACGCCACGAACTGCATGAGCAGCAAAAACTCGTGGAGCTGCGCGCGACGGATCTGCGTGTTGAACGTGGCGCGTACTCACCCGTGCTGCGGGCCCGCGGCAGCTACGAGGGACGCAACCCCGAGACGTTCATCTCGTCCGAGGACCGCTGGGAGTGGGACTGGCAGGTGGGTCTGACGGTGGAGTGGAGCCTCTACGACGGCGGTCGGCGCGCCGCGCGTATCCAGCAGAAGGAGCTGGCGCTCGCGTCCGCCCAGGCCGAACTGGAGGAGCTCCAGCGGCGGATCCGGCTGGAAGTTGAGGAGGCGTGGATGCGGCGCCGTGAGGCGGCGCAGGCGAACGAGGCGGCGGAGCAGACGGTGCGGCTGGCGGACCGCAGCGTCGAGATCGCGCATACGCGCGTCCAGACGGGGCTTGCGACCCGCCTCGAGTTCACCGACGCAATGCTCGCGCAGCGCCGCGCCCGGCTCCAGCTGCTGGGAGCCCGCCGCGATCTGCGCAGCGCGGACGTGCGGCTCGCCTACGCGATCGGCCGGTCGCTGCTGCCCCGTGGGGAGACCACTCGATGA
- a CDS encoding sigma-70 family RNA polymerase sigma factor → MDAQERAWLDEYRRGDREALGKLVEHYRRPLYSFILKMTEGRVDPDEIFQEVWIRAIRKLDTFREENLLGWLFRIAHNLIIDLARRRKLFVDAESAASSTQARSSWLQRVPESGIGPATRVAGADLGERIRAAILKLPPEQREVFLLRTEGEVPFKEIARIQGVTLNTALARMHYAVLKLREALKDEYEAFGGRMT, encoded by the coding sequence ATGGACGCTCAGGAACGCGCGTGGCTCGACGAGTATCGCCGGGGTGACCGTGAAGCCCTGGGGAAGCTGGTCGAGCATTACCGCCGGCCGCTCTATTCGTTCATTCTCAAGATGACCGAGGGCCGGGTGGATCCGGACGAGATTTTTCAGGAGGTCTGGATCCGTGCGATCCGGAAACTGGACACCTTTCGGGAGGAAAACCTTCTGGGGTGGCTCTTCCGGATCGCGCACAACCTGATCATTGACCTGGCGCGGCGCCGGAAGCTGTTCGTGGATGCGGAAAGCGCGGCCAGCAGCACGCAGGCGCGCAGCAGCTGGCTGCAGCGCGTGCCGGAGAGCGGGATCGGGCCCGCAACACGGGTGGCGGGTGCGGACCTGGGGGAGCGCATCCGGGCAGCGATCCTGAAACTGCCGCCCGAGCAGCGCGAGGTGTTTCTGCTGCGGACGGAGGGCGAGGTTCCGTTCAAGGAGATCGCCCGCATTCAGGGCGTCACACTGAATACTGCGCTGGCGCGGATGCACTACGCGGTGTTGAAGCTGCGCGAGGCGCTGAAAGATGAATACGAGGCCTTCGGGGGGAGAATGACATGA
- the ftsA gene encoding cell division protein FtsA: MRRSSPIAALELGTHSIRLLVGEDRTDGTLMILGGAELPSAGIRKSQIVDFPAVVELCRDVIQMAEHDAQRPIREVHLVVSNPDVRGTVNSGRLHISRPSREITEEDIEAVGDIARNLSLPEDRQLLHSVNQGYAVDSQPNVINPAGMRGEVLSQNMLIIHGSATPIRNLLEAVARAQVDVYDAAFSGLCAALAVLSREQKAAGVAVIDLGAGTTGCVAYANQVLAYAGSIGVGGDHVTNDIVSGLRLPLSQAEQLKIQYGSAVLQPAHRHRVVSVHADGAFPERTVRLSDLHAIMHARLDELLRWIRADLDALGILHQLGAGIVLTGGSAMTNQIVELAQQIFNMPCVIGQPCRVSGLSQLRAMPGYAAVIGMLRYGVMMRSQQRRGGRLTEVLSRLLTGRPPT, from the coding sequence ATGCGGCGCTCGTCGCCCATCGCCGCGCTGGAGCTCGGAACCCACAGCATCCGGCTGCTGGTCGGCGAGGACCGGACCGACGGAACGCTGATGATTCTCGGCGGCGCGGAACTGCCCTCCGCCGGCATCCGGAAAAGCCAGATTGTGGACTTTCCGGCGGTGGTGGAGCTTTGCCGCGACGTGATCCAGATGGCGGAGCATGACGCGCAGCGGCCCATCCGCGAGGTGCATCTGGTGGTCTCGAATCCGGACGTGCGCGGTACGGTGAACTCCGGGCGTTTGCACATTTCACGGCCGTCGCGCGAGATCACCGAGGAGGACATCGAGGCGGTTGGCGACATCGCGCGGAACCTTTCGCTGCCCGAGGACCGTCAGCTGCTGCACAGCGTGAATCAAGGTTACGCGGTGGACTCGCAGCCGAACGTGATCAATCCGGCGGGCATGCGGGGGGAGGTGCTGTCGCAGAACATGCTGATCATCCACGGCAGCGCGACGCCGATCCGGAATCTTCTGGAGGCCGTCGCGCGCGCGCAGGTGGACGTGTATGATGCCGCGTTTTCTGGGCTCTGCGCGGCACTCGCGGTGTTGTCGCGCGAGCAGAAGGCCGCCGGCGTCGCGGTGATAGACCTCGGCGCGGGCACCACCGGATGTGTGGCGTATGCGAACCAGGTGCTTGCGTACGCCGGTTCGATCGGGGTGGGCGGCGATCATGTCACCAACGACATTGTCAGTGGACTGCGGCTACCGCTGTCGCAGGCCGAACAGCTGAAGATTCAGTACGGCAGCGCGGTGCTGCAGCCGGCACATCGCCACCGCGTAGTCTCGGTTCATGCGGACGGTGCATTCCCGGAGCGGACGGTGCGCCTCTCGGACCTGCACGCGATCATGCATGCGCGGCTGGATGAGCTGCTGCGGTGGATTCGGGCGGACCTGGATGCGCTCGGCATTCTCCACCAGCTGGGCGCGGGCATCGTGTTGACCGGCGGCAGTGCGATGACGAACCAGATCGTGGAACTGGCCCAGCAGATTTTCAACATGCCTTGTGTGATCGGCCAGCCGTGCAGGGTCTCGGGCCTTTCGCAGCTGCGCGCGATGCCCGGCTATGCGGCGGTGATCGGCATGTTGCGATATGGCGTGATGATGCGCAGCCAACAGCGCCGGGGGGGGCGACTGACGGAGGTGCTCTCGCGGCTGCTGACCGGACGACCACCGACATGA
- a CDS encoding efflux RND transporter permease subunit, which produces MILTDLAIRFRVAVVALAVVAAGAGVVAYLELPREGPPDITIPHVFITATYDGTSPEDIERLIAVPLEKRLNGVDGVRTIRSTCSENVCLFDVEFRAGDDIETARRRVKDKVDLARPDLPPDLDEPIIEALNFSTDTPVLTLALSSPAGAERLRHTAELLEDHLERVPGVRDAAVAGLPRRELRVIPDPARLAAYGVPLAVLLRRLQEENATVTAGHLDLGRAKFQVRVPGEFDRAAELRRVVLDAPNGRPIYLGDVADVEDTTKDADSISRLDGSPCVAISVTKRAGENTVALIRRLRDALQRFPLPADIRLTIVMDQSRDIARMLSELENNIATGFLLVVAVLLAAMGLRNAVLVGLAIPMSMLLTFVALRAAGLTLNMMVLFSLVLVVGMLVDNAIVIVENIYRLRTQGLTRHESARRGASEVAWPVITSTLTTVLAFVPLLFWPDVMGQFMGFLPRTVMLALGCSLFVGLIVNPAIASFVIHVRPRHRRAQPHPFLRGYEAMLRALLRRPGASVVCGLLFLLLSLVTYMRLDRGVELFPLVEPRNAQVYIRFPQGTAIGRTDEAARQIEALTPDDDVRFVLTTVGQAAGADALFGLGTGGPHLARLHIEFRDMEERRGSTSAYIRRLREALPRLPGADIVIQREQMGPPTGAPVEIEIAGDDFDTLRRAAEQVRGAIADVPGLVDLRDDLEDALPEIRFRVDRDRAALLGADTRGIGQFLRMSLFGVEAGRFRGEREEYDITVRWPAAGRNSFEWLDRLRLPAGAGVSVPVSSLGRFEYGAGFGVIHRKDQRRTVTISGNDAGRGVDRLLADVRSRVGALALPAGVAVSFTGENKEMRESGRFLARAFVLASAAIFVVLVVQFNSLLLPAVILSSVVLSLVGVMWGLILTRMRFGIIMTGLGVITLAGVVVNNAIVLVDCIQQLRAAGMPCLEAILTAGTRRFRPVLLTAVTTILGLIPMAMGWSLEIHQWPWRIVAGAESSAWWAPMAVAVIFGLAVATILTLGLVPAMYLLVASAVDWAKRRWSPEP; this is translated from the coding sequence ATGATCCTGACCGATCTTGCGATCCGCTTCCGGGTAGCAGTCGTCGCGCTCGCAGTGGTGGCGGCGGGCGCCGGTGTGGTCGCCTACCTCGAGCTGCCCCGGGAGGGCCCCCCGGACATCACAATTCCGCACGTGTTCATCACCGCGACGTACGACGGCACCTCGCCCGAGGACATCGAACGGCTGATCGCGGTCCCGCTTGAAAAACGGCTGAACGGCGTGGACGGCGTTCGCACGATCCGTTCCACCTGCAGCGAGAACGTTTGTCTGTTCGACGTCGAGTTCCGCGCCGGCGACGACATCGAGACCGCGCGCCGCCGCGTGAAGGATAAGGTCGATCTTGCCCGGCCGGACCTCCCGCCCGATCTGGACGAGCCGATCATCGAGGCGCTGAACTTCAGCACCGACACGCCGGTGCTGACGCTCGCATTGTCGTCGCCGGCTGGCGCGGAGCGATTGCGCCACACCGCCGAGCTGCTGGAGGACCACCTCGAGCGGGTGCCGGGCGTGCGCGACGCGGCGGTCGCCGGCCTGCCCCGGCGCGAGCTCCGCGTGATCCCGGACCCTGCGCGGCTGGCCGCCTACGGCGTGCCGCTCGCGGTGCTGCTGCGACGACTGCAGGAGGAAAACGCGACCGTCACCGCGGGTCACCTCGACCTCGGCCGCGCAAAGTTTCAGGTCCGCGTGCCCGGCGAGTTCGACCGGGCCGCGGAACTGCGGCGCGTGGTGCTCGACGCACCGAACGGCCGGCCCATTTATCTCGGGGACGTTGCGGACGTCGAGGACACCACGAAGGACGCCGACTCCATCTCGCGGCTCGATGGTTCGCCGTGCGTGGCGATCTCGGTGACGAAACGGGCCGGCGAAAACACCGTCGCGCTGATCCGCCGGCTGCGGGACGCGCTGCAGCGCTTCCCCCTGCCCGCGGACATTCGGCTCACGATCGTGATGGACCAGTCGCGCGATATCGCGCGCATGCTCAGCGAGCTCGAAAACAACATCGCCACCGGATTCCTGCTGGTGGTCGCGGTGCTGCTCGCCGCGATGGGCTTGCGCAACGCGGTACTGGTCGGCCTGGCGATTCCGATGTCCATGCTGCTGACCTTTGTCGCACTGCGCGCGGCGGGGCTGACGCTGAACATGATGGTGCTGTTCAGCCTGGTGCTGGTGGTCGGCATGCTGGTGGACAATGCCATTGTGATCGTCGAGAACATCTACCGGCTTCGCACACAGGGGCTGACCCGGCACGAGTCCGCGCGGCGCGGCGCTTCGGAAGTGGCCTGGCCGGTGATCACCTCGACCCTGACCACGGTGCTCGCGTTCGTGCCGTTGCTGTTCTGGCCCGACGTGATGGGCCAGTTCATGGGGTTTCTGCCGCGCACGGTGATGCTGGCGCTGGGTTGCTCGCTCTTCGTCGGACTGATTGTGAACCCCGCGATCGCCTCGTTCGTGATACACGTCCGCCCGCGCCACCGCCGCGCGCAGCCGCATCCGTTCCTGCGTGGGTACGAGGCGATGCTGCGCGCGCTGCTACGCCGCCCCGGCGCCTCGGTGGTGTGCGGACTGCTGTTCCTGCTGCTGTCGCTGGTGACGTACATGCGGCTCGATCGCGGCGTCGAGCTGTTCCCCCTGGTTGAGCCGCGCAACGCGCAGGTGTACATCCGGTTCCCGCAGGGAACCGCGATCGGACGCACCGACGAAGCGGCGCGCCAAATCGAGGCGCTCACCCCGGACGACGACGTCCGCTTCGTGCTAACCACCGTCGGCCAGGCGGCGGGCGCGGACGCGCTCTTCGGCCTCGGCACCGGCGGCCCGCACCTCGCCCGCCTCCACATTGAGTTTCGCGACATGGAGGAGCGCCGCGGCAGCACGAGCGCCTACATTCGCCGTCTCCGCGAGGCGCTGCCGCGCCTGCCGGGCGCCGACATCGTCATCCAGCGCGAGCAAATGGGCCCGCCGACCGGTGCGCCGGTCGAGATCGAGATCGCCGGCGACGATTTCGACACCCTCCGGAGGGCAGCCGAGCAGGTACGCGGCGCGATCGCAGACGTCCCTGGCCTGGTAGACCTCCGCGATGACCTCGAAGACGCGCTGCCGGAGATCCGCTTTCGAGTGGATCGGGACCGCGCGGCGCTGCTGGGCGCCGACACGCGCGGGATCGGCCAGTTCCTGCGGATGTCGCTGTTTGGGGTCGAGGCCGGCCGCTTTCGCGGCGAGCGCGAGGAATACGACATCACTGTGCGCTGGCCGGCGGCGGGCCGCAACTCGTTTGAGTGGCTCGACCGGTTGCGTCTGCCCGCCGGTGCGGGCGTCAGCGTGCCGGTCAGCTCGCTCGGCCGTTTTGAATACGGAGCGGGGTTTGGCGTGATCCATCGGAAAGACCAGCGCCGCACCGTCACGATCAGCGGCAATGACGCGGGACGGGGCGTTGATCGCCTGCTGGCGGACGTCCGCTCCCGCGTTGGCGCGCTCGCGCTGCCGGCCGGCGTCGCGGTGAGCTTTACCGGCGAAAACAAGGAGATGCGGGAGTCGGGCCGGTTTCTCGCACGCGCGTTCGTGCTGGCGAGCGCCGCGATCTTCGTCGTGCTCGTGGTTCAGTTCAACTCGCTGTTGCTGCCGGCGGTGATTCTCTCAAGCGTAGTGCTCTCGCTGGTCGGTGTGATGTGGGGGCTGATTCTCACCCGGATGCGCTTTGGGATCATCATGACCGGCCTCGGTGTGATCACGCTGGCCGGTGTGGTCGTGAACAACGCGATCGTGTTGGTGGACTGCATCCAGCAGCTGCGCGCAGCGGGAATGCCATGCCTGGAGGCGATTCTCACCGCGGGCACGCGGCGGTTTCGACCGGTGCTGTTGACCGCGGTGACGACGATCCTCGGTTTGATCCCGATGGCGATGGGCTGGAGTCTCGAGATCCATCAGTGGCCATGGCGAATTGTTGCCGGTGCCGAATCGAGCGCCTGGTGGGCCCCGATGGCAGTCGCGGTGATCTTCGGGCTTGCGGTTGCAACAATCCTCACGCTCGGATTGGTACCCGCAATGTATCTGCTGGTCGCCAGCGCGGTGGACTGGGCAAAGCGGCGCTGGTCGCCGGAGCCCTGA
- a CDS encoding efflux RND transporter periplasmic adaptor subunit translates to MKERRTDETDAAAPAARRHHRPSAWWIALLLAAMIGAVALLLPRQTEPRPATPPRTVPVRVVTATSDGVRDVLDLPGRVEAIYAATLAAERAGRVVQVAVERGDRVRAGAPVARVAATLWEARRDQAAVELREAERDLRRREALAESGAIAPHELDAARARADRARAAFAEAEEYVRQCTVTAPSDGEITERLVEPGEHVAEGQAVARLVDVSNVRIVVEVPEQRVDEVTPGTPVRVVVGDPPLLVRTGQIAAVAAEADPRSRTFRAEIRLDNRERRLRAGQIVRVEVDRPMPAGWVAVPLPAVIPRRGEHVVFVATGGHAERRRVELERIAGGFALLSAGVVAGESVVIEGQRDLADGTAVEIVAEGTPPP, encoded by the coding sequence ATGAAGGAACGTCGGACCGACGAAACCGACGCGGCGGCGCCGGCCGCACGCCGCCATCATCGGCCCTCGGCCTGGTGGATTGCGCTGCTGCTGGCGGCCATGATCGGCGCGGTCGCGCTGCTGCTGCCGCGGCAGACGGAACCCCGACCCGCAACGCCACCGCGCACCGTGCCGGTCCGCGTCGTGACAGCGACCAGCGACGGTGTGCGGGACGTGCTCGATCTGCCTGGCCGGGTCGAGGCGATCTACGCCGCAACGCTCGCCGCGGAGCGCGCTGGGCGCGTCGTCCAGGTCGCCGTCGAGCGGGGCGATCGCGTCCGCGCCGGTGCTCCGGTGGCGCGCGTTGCCGCCACGCTCTGGGAGGCCCGCCGGGACCAGGCCGCGGTGGAGCTGCGTGAGGCGGAACGGGATTTGCGACGTCGCGAAGCCCTCGCGGAGAGCGGCGCAATCGCGCCGCACGAGCTCGACGCCGCTCGCGCCCGCGCCGACCGTGCCCGCGCCGCGTTCGCGGAGGCAGAGGAGTACGTTCGCCAGTGCACGGTCACCGCGCCCAGCGACGGCGAAATCACCGAACGGTTGGTGGAACCCGGCGAGCACGTCGCCGAGGGACAGGCCGTCGCGCGGCTGGTGGACGTCTCGAATGTGCGGATCGTCGTGGAGGTGCCGGAACAGCGGGTGGACGAGGTGACGCCGGGCACGCCGGTGAGGGTGGTGGTCGGCGATCCCCCCCTGCTCGTCCGCACCGGCCAGATCGCGGCGGTCGCTGCGGAGGCGGACCCGCGCAGCCGAACGTTCCGGGCGGAGATACGACTCGACAACCGCGAGCGCCGGCTGCGCGCGGGCCAGATCGTCCGCGTGGAAGTGGACCGCCCCATGCCGGCCGGCTGGGTCGCCGTCCCGCTGCCGGCGGTGATTCCGCGCCGCGGCGAGCACGTGGTGTTCGTCGCCACAGGGGGCCACGCGGAACGCCGCCGCGTGGAGCTGGAGCGAATTGCGGGCGGTTTCGCGCTCTTGTCCGCGGGTGTTGTGGCAGGGGAAAGCGTGGTCATTGAGGGGCAGCGCGACCTCGCGGACGGCACCGCGGTCGAGATTGTGGCGGAGGGAACGCCGCCGCCATGA
- a CDS encoding C45 family autoproteolytic acyltransferase/hydrolase — protein sequence MMRRTRLVAVLGLAAIAAGIAALMLAPRPARELMRCLWRITAVLDPPLTAARVALSGRITVTEAVGTFRSLGGGQLEFSVQPPASVRAVVRHPTVHLITGRQGDEIWVHSPDARFAVVGRPGLPKFPGLSPEPDTTRLGPIRAPWSRATIVGLACALRVTERSPETVAGSPCRVLEARPRKLFAQVLSLPPLHARLWIRTADHLPARLELASATDRLTVECTDWRITGEPREPTTQTLAVPAGHRVETVPLGHLRRAILAMRSAARGNASPPGSPGGQRRLIATSGDGRLELHDGTRVLFLRGSPEAMGRQHGELLRRSVREVASRLLYGVGVGASFSKGRWFFDEIAEAWTALQPHLNPRHVREMDALADGAGLDRWEVRLANVFPELFHCSGFALMGRATEGGRIYHGRVLDYLRGVGLEANAVVIVHRPDQGHAWVNVGYAGFIGSVTAMNEQHISIGEMGGRGEGRWYGRPMAQLVRDVMETASSLEEAVAVLRQARRTCEYYYVIADGRRRTAVAIWATPDRFETVGPGEPHPKLPRPVPDAVLLSAGERYDALVERVLVAFGHFDAERARELMRRPVAMNSNIQSVLFAPDTLDFWVANADGARIASDTRYTRYNLRELLQTMPAR from the coding sequence ATGATGCGTCGAACACGGCTTGTGGCGGTGCTCGGGCTGGCGGCGATCGCCGCGGGGATCGCGGCACTCATGCTGGCACCTCGGCCGGCCCGCGAGCTGATGCGCTGCCTCTGGCGCATCACCGCAGTGCTCGATCCTCCGTTAACCGCCGCGCGCGTCGCCCTTTCAGGCCGGATCACCGTCACCGAGGCGGTCGGCACGTTCCGCTCTCTGGGAGGTGGCCAACTGGAGTTTTCGGTACAACCGCCCGCGTCGGTCCGCGCTGTTGTCCGGCACCCCACAGTTCATCTGATCACGGGGCGTCAGGGCGACGAAATCTGGGTGCACTCCCCTGACGCGCGGTTCGCCGTGGTGGGGCGGCCGGGTCTGCCGAAGTTTCCCGGTCTGTCCCCGGAGCCGGACACGACCCGTCTGGGGCCGATTCGAGCGCCATGGTCCCGCGCCACGATCGTCGGGTTGGCGTGTGCGCTGCGTGTGACCGAGCGGTCGCCGGAAACGGTCGCCGGTTCGCCGTGCCGGGTGCTCGAGGCGCGCCCCCGAAAGCTCTTCGCGCAGGTGCTCAGTCTGCCACCCCTTCACGCCCGGCTCTGGATTCGAACCGCGGATCACCTTCCCGCGCGGTTGGAACTGGCCAGCGCAACGGACCGGCTCACGGTGGAGTGCACCGACTGGCGAATCACCGGCGAACCCCGAGAGCCGACCACCCAAACGCTTGCGGTGCCGGCCGGACACCGTGTGGAAACCGTGCCGCTTGGCCATCTGCGCCGCGCGATTCTGGCGATGAGGTCCGCCGCCCGTGGCAACGCGTCCCCGCCGGGATCGCCCGGGGGCCAGCGGCGGCTGATCGCCACGTCCGGCGACGGCCGGCTGGAGCTGCATGACGGTACGCGGGTGCTCTTTCTCCGGGGATCCCCCGAAGCGATGGGCCGCCAGCACGGCGAACTGCTGCGGCGATCTGTCCGCGAAGTGGCGAGCCGCCTGCTCTACGGCGTCGGCGTGGGCGCCTCCTTCTCAAAGGGCCGCTGGTTCTTTGACGAAATCGCCGAAGCATGGACCGCGCTCCAGCCTCACCTGAACCCGCGGCATGTGCGCGAGATGGACGCGTTGGCGGACGGGGCGGGGCTGGATCGCTGGGAAGTGCGGCTGGCCAACGTGTTTCCTGAGCTGTTCCACTGCAGCGGCTTTGCGCTGATGGGCCGCGCGACAGAGGGCGGCCGCATCTACCACGGACGAGTGCTGGACTACCTGCGCGGAGTGGGGCTGGAAGCGAACGCGGTGGTGATTGTCCATCGCCCGGACCAGGGCCACGCCTGGGTCAACGTTGGCTACGCCGGGTTCATCGGCTCTGTCACCGCCATGAACGAGCAGCACATCTCGATCGGGGAGATGGGTGGCCGCGGCGAGGGCCGTTGGTATGGGCGGCCAATGGCGCAGCTAGTTCGCGATGTGATGGAAACCGCTTCGTCATTGGAGGAGGCGGTCGCAGTGCTGCGGCAGGCGCGTCGGACCTGCGAATACTACTACGTGATCGCGGACGGGCGTCGCCGCACGGCGGTCGCGATCTGGGCGACGCCGGACCGCTTCGAGACGGTGGGGCCTGGCGAACCGCACCCGAAGCTGCCCCGACCGGTTCCGGATGCGGTGCTGCTCTCCGCCGGCGAGCGATACGACGCGCTGGTTGAGCGGGTGCTCGTGGCGTTCGGCCACTTCGACGCCGAGCGGGCACGAGAGCTGATGCGACGCCCAGTCGCAATGAACTCGAACATCCAGTCCGTGCTGTTCGCGCCCGACACGCTGGACTTCTGGGTGGCGAACGCGGATGGGGCGCGGATCGCCAGCGACACCCGCTACACCCGCTATAACCTTCGGGAGTTGCTCCAAACGATGCCGGCGCGTTGA
- a CDS encoding permease: protein MISLLHLLQRWVVATWDVTAQMAPYLLFGFGVAGLLHVLLPTSWVARHLGGDGWRAVAKASLIGVPLPLCSCGVVPVALSLRRQGASRGAVAAFLMSTPQTGADSILVTWGLLGPVIAVVRPIAAFLSGLLVGFAVGCGPAGNGVAAEAAEAGGVAAVPRPRWQRALRHGFVTLPADIGRELLAGLAIAGLLGAIVPSNLFADRIPAGWPAMLLMLAVGIPIYVCSTASVPIALGLIRAGISPGAAMVFLITGPATNAATLTALGRILGGRSTAVYLGCLALTALLTGAVLDVWVLPAFPEAAPLCHTPEISAAQHGAAAVLLGLLTANWRRRK from the coding sequence GTGATCTCGCTGCTCCACCTCCTGCAGCGGTGGGTCGTTGCGACGTGGGATGTCACTGCGCAAATGGCCCCGTATCTGCTGTTCGGTTTTGGTGTGGCTGGGCTGCTGCACGTGTTGCTGCCGACGTCGTGGGTTGCCCGCCATCTGGGCGGTGACGGATGGCGGGCGGTTGCAAAAGCGTCGTTGATCGGCGTTCCGCTGCCGCTGTGCTCGTGCGGGGTGGTGCCGGTGGCGCTCTCGCTACGGCGGCAGGGCGCATCGCGAGGTGCCGTTGCGGCGTTCCTGATGTCCACGCCGCAGACCGGCGCCGACAGCATCCTGGTCACATGGGGGCTGCTGGGTCCGGTGATCGCGGTGGTGCGGCCGATCGCCGCGTTTCTGTCCGGGCTGCTCGTTGGCTTTGCAGTGGGTTGCGGGCCGGCGGGGAACGGGGTCGCGGCGGAGGCGGCCGAGGCCGGCGGAGTGGCCGCGGTGCCGCGGCCCCGGTGGCAGCGTGCGCTGCGGCACGGTTTCGTCACGCTGCCCGCGGATATCGGCCGCGAGCTGTTGGCGGGACTGGCGATCGCCGGCCTGCTGGGCGCGATCGTTCCATCCAACCTGTTCGCCGATCGCATCCCGGCCGGCTGGCCCGCTATGCTGCTGATGCTGGCCGTCGGCATCCCGATCTATGTCTGCTCCACGGCATCGGTCCCGATCGCGCTGGGACTGATCCGCGCAGGCATTTCACCGGGCGCAGCGATGGTGTTCCTGATCACCGGGCCCGCGACGAACGCCGCGACGCTCACCGCGCTCGGCCGGATTCTTGGGGGCCGGTCCACCGCGGTGTACCTGGGATGCCTCGCGCTCACCGCGCTGCTGACCGGTGCGGTGTTGGACGTTTGGGTGCTGCCCGCTTTTCCGGAGGCCGCGCCGCTCTGCCATACCCCCGAGATCTCGGCTGCACAGCACGGTGCGGCCGCGGTGCTGCTGGGACTGCTCACCGCGAATTGGCGCCGCCGCAAATAG